Within Enterobacter sp. RHBSTW-00175, the genomic segment CTCTCCCGGACGAATTCCTGGTACAAATGCACCGGACTTCTTCAGGTTATCTGCTGTTTCACGCGGGTTGAAGACCAACGCCGTGTAGAAGAAACAGAAGAAGATGATCGCAGACGCATAGAGTAACACATAAAGTGGTTGCCCAGGCTGCAAATACAGCGAAATTGTTGTCAGCCAGTTCCAACCAGTCCCGCCCCCGAACCATGACGCGATGGTCGCCGGGAACAGAATAATACTGGAAGCGAAGATTGCCGGGATTACCCCTGCCATATTCACTTTCAGCGGTAAATGTGTGCTCTGTGCAGCATAGACACGACGACCCTGTTGACGTTTAGCGTAGTTCACCACAATGCGGCGTTGACCACGTTCAACGAAGACAACAAAGAACGTCACTGCAAATACTAATACTGCAACCAACAGCAACAGGAGGAAGTGCAGGTCGCCTTGACGCGCTTGCTCGATAGTGTGGGCAATGGCTGGCGGGAGTCCCGCAACAATGCCGGCGAAGATAATGATTGAGATACCGTTACCGATACCACGTTCAGTAATCTGTTCGCCGAGCCACATCAGGAACATGGTTCCTGTGACCAGACTTACAACAGCGGTGAAGTAGAATGCAAAGCCTGGATTAATCACCAGGCCCTGCATACCAGGCATATTCGGCAAACCGGTAGCAATACCGATAGACTGGAATATAGCCAGCACCAGAGTGCCGTAACGGGTGTACTGACTGATCTTACGACGTCCGGACTCCCCTTCTTTCTTCAACTCTGCCAGGGCTGGATGAACAACCGTCAGCAGCTGGATAATAATGGATGCCGAAATGTACGGCATAATACCCAGAGCAAAGATAGAAGCACGGCTGAGAGCACCACCAGAGAACATGTTGAACATTTCAATGATGGTGCCTCGCTGTTGCTCAAGCAGTTTGGCAAGTACAGCGGCATCGATACCAGGGATCGGAATAAAAGAGCCAATACGGAAAACAATCAGCGCGCCGATAACAAACAGCAGTCTGCGTTTCAGCTCGCCAAAACCACCTTTGGCACTTTGAAAATCTAATCCCGGTTGCTTAGCCATCTGCTACTTATTCCTCAATTTTACCGCCAGCAGCTTCGATAGCAGCACGAGCACCTTTAGTCACACGCAGGCCACGAACAGTTACCGGAGTAGAAACTTCACCAGCCAGGATCACTTTCGCGAACTCGATCTGGATACCGATAATGTTAGCTGCTTTCAGCGTGTTCAGGTCCACAACGCCGCCTTCAACTTTCGCCAGGTCAGACAGACGGATTTCCGCTGTGATCGCTGCTTTGCGAGAGGTGAAGCCGAACTTCGGCAGACGACGGTACAGTGGCATCTGACCACCCTCGAAACCGCGACGTACGCCACCGCCAGAACGAGAGTTCTGGCCTTTGTGACCAC encodes:
- the secY gene encoding preprotein translocase subunit SecY, which encodes MAKQPGLDFQSAKGGFGELKRRLLFVIGALIVFRIGSFIPIPGIDAAVLAKLLEQQRGTIIEMFNMFSGGALSRASIFALGIMPYISASIIIQLLTVVHPALAELKKEGESGRRKISQYTRYGTLVLAIFQSIGIATGLPNMPGMQGLVINPGFAFYFTAVVSLVTGTMFLMWLGEQITERGIGNGISIIIFAGIVAGLPPAIAHTIEQARQGDLHFLLLLLVAVLVFAVTFFVVFVERGQRRIVVNYAKRQQGRRVYAAQSTHLPLKVNMAGVIPAIFASSIILFPATIASWFGGGTGWNWLTTISLYLQPGQPLYVLLYASAIIFFCFFYTALVFNPRETADNLKKSGAFVPGIRPGEQTAKYIDKVMTRLTLVGALYITFICLIPEFMRDAMKVPFYFGGTSLLIVVVVIMDFMAQVQTLMMSSQYESALKKANLKGYGR
- the rplO gene encoding 50S ribosomal protein L15, with amino-acid sequence MRLNTLSPAEGSKKAGKRLGRGIGSGLGKTGGRGHKGQNSRSGGGVRRGFEGGQMPLYRRLPKFGFTSRKAAITAEIRLSDLAKVEGGVVDLNTLKAANIIGIQIEFAKVILAGEVSTPVTVRGLRVTKGARAAIEAAGGKIEE